From a single Rosa rugosa chromosome 7, drRosRugo1.1, whole genome shotgun sequence genomic region:
- the LOC133723310 gene encoding uncharacterized protein LOC133723310, translating to MESMPVIAEGNSYMNLNNVLMLTGTNYRAWLDSVENYMGMHENIDYCFTEDKPADFSHLRTSYNSQKGNWTSDELISICVDEEARIKEEKEPATAINLIEKPKKKKPQNKLKPTKAITKSSTAPVAKENRPFRFKCYFCKRVGHMKKDCTDYKNWLAKKGIHKEENPKK from the exons atggaatccatgccagtaattgctgaag gtaactcctACATGAATTTGAATaatgtcttgatgttaactggaaccaactatagagcttggctagactcagTAGAAAACTACATGGGAATGCATGAAAATATAGACTATTGCTtcactgaggataagcctgcaGA ttttagtcatcttagaacCAGTTACAATtcacaaaagggaaactggacttcagatgaacttatatccatctgtgtggatgaggaagctaggatcaaggaagaaaaggaacctgctacagcCATAAATCTCATAGAGAAGCCTAAGaagaaaaagccccagaataagctcaagcctaccaaagccataactaagagttcaacagctccagtggccaaggaaaataggccatttaggttcaagtgctacttttgtaaAAGAGTAGgtcacatgaaaaaggactgcactgactataaaaattggttagccaaaaagg ggattcataaggaggagaatcccaaaaagtga